The DNA region AGCGGGGCTCCGTTGCGCCGGGCGGGTCCCTGGCGTGTCGTCCGATACGCGGAACCGCCGGGCGCCGGACATGTCCGCCCGGCCCACGGCACAAGCTGTTGATTCGAGACACCCTTCCGCTGAGACCGAGGAGACCTGCATGCCCAACAGACACATCGGTGCGGCCTGCGCCGCCATGACCGCGTTCGGCGCGCTCGCGCTGACGGGGCTGCCCGAGGCGACGGCCGCCACGCCTCCCGCGCCGGCGGACGGTCCCTCGGCCGCGCGGACCCTCGGGGCGGACTCCCCGTCGACGGCGGTGCTGCGCGCGATGCAGCGCGACCTGCGGCTGACGGAACGTCAGGCCAGGGTCCGGCTGGAGAACGAGGCCGAGGCGGGCACGCGCGCGGGACGGCTGCAACTCGCCCTGGGCAAGCACTTCGCCGGCGCCTGGGTGAAGGGCCCGGCGTCCGCCGACCTCACCGTCGCCACCACCGACGCCGCGGACGTCCCGATCATCGAGGCCGACGGGGCCCAGGCCGTCGTCGTCAGGACCGGCCTGGACGACCTCAGGGCCGCCAAGGCCAGGTTGGACGGCGCCACCACCGCTGCCACGGCCCGGGAGGCGCCGGTGCGGTACGTCGACGTGCGCACCAACCGCGTGACCGTCCAGGCCACGAGCCGTACCGCGGCGGACGCCCTGGTCGCCGCCGCCGGGGTCGACAGCGAGCTGGTGGACGTCAAGGTCTCGGCGGACCGCCCGCGCGCCCTGCACGACGTCCGTGGCGGCGACGCCTACTACATCGAGGAGACCGCCCGCTGCTCGGTCGGTTTCGCCGTCACCAGGGCGGAGCAGCAGGGCTTCGCCAGCGCCGGGCACTGCGGCAAGGCGGGGGAGAAGACCGCCGGCTTCAACAAGGTGGCCCAGGGTGTCTTCGAGGCCTCCGTGTTCCCCGGGCAGGACATGTCGTGGGTGGCGGTCAACAGCGACTGGTCGGCCACGCCCGACGTCAAGGCCGAAGGGGACACGAACGTCCAGGTCGGGGGCTCGGTGAAGGCACTGGTCGGCGCCGCGATCTGCCGCTCGGGCTCCACCACCGGCTGGCACTGCGGCACGGTCGAGCAGCACGAGACCAGCGTCAGCTACGCGGAGGGCACCGTCGACGGCGTGACGCGGACGACGGTGTGCGCCGAACCGGGCGACTCGGGCGGCCCCTACCTCTCGGGCACGCAGGCGCAGGGCGTCACCTCGGGCGGCTCCGGCGACTGCACGACCGGCGGCACCACCTTCTACCAGCCGATCAACCCGCTGCTCAGCACCTACGGCCTCGTGTTGAAGACCACCGCGGCCCAGACCGAGACCCCCGGCACCCCCGTCGGCCAGTCCGGTACCTGGTCGAGCGGCCGGGTCTACGACACCGGAGCGCGGGTGACGTACGACGGCGTCACCTACCTGTGCCTCCAGGGCCACCAGGCGCAGGGCGCCTGGCAGCCCGCGGCGACACCCGCGCTGTGGCAGCGCGTGTGACCCAGCGCGACGACGGAGCGCGACGGCCGAGCGGTACGCACACCGAGCCGGTGCGCGTGCCGCTCGGCCGTGCTTCGGCCGTGCTTCCACCGCCCTCGCGCGGTGGTTCCGCGCGTCACGGGTCGGCGAGCAGGCCGTAGGCGGTGGGCACGAAGGTGTCACGGGCGCGGAACCGGCGGGTGCACACGGCCGCCAGCGCCGTGCCGGTGCCCGGGTCAGAACCCCGGGAAGGCCTGCCGGCCGAGTGTCGCCCCGCAGTGGAAGTACACCGGTCCGCGCTCGGTCGGATGCTGGAACCAGCCGATCGTGTGCGCGTGCCGGTGCCCGAGGCCGCGGCGGAGCACGGGGCGGCGCACCGTCCACAGCGCGTCGGCCAGCGCCGAGCGGGACGGCGTCAGATGCGCCTCGGCGAAGGTGAGAGCAGGTCGTCCGGCGTGCCCCGGACGGCGCCGGCCGCCCGGAATCCGCCGATGTCCAGCGAGAGCGTGGGGGTGTCCCGTCCCTGCGGTGACCTACCGCGTCGAGGTCCGGGCCGCCCGGGTGCAGGGCGATCCCGTCGAGCCGCAGGGGGAGCAGTAGGTGCCGGGCCAGCAGCGTGTCCCAGGGCGAAAGTAGCTACATTGATCAACTGTCCGCACGGGAAATTCGACGCCGGAAAGTTGAAGGGCGCAACTTGGCGACGCGGCGGGTGTGGGGGTGCCGGAGTACGCGGGTTCTGGACAACCGGGACCCCGGAGCTGCCGTGCCGCGCCCCACAACGCACGACGGTGGACCGCCCGGGAGGGCGGTCCACCGATGGAGAGGCGTCAGCGCGGGCTGACGGGAGCTCAGTACCAGGCGGTCCAGGCCAGATCGTGGCCGTCGCACGCGAGCAGTGCGCGCGAGACGCGGCCGTGCAGGTTGTTGCCGAGCTTCGTGTAGGCGTAGTTGATGCCCGGGTCGACGGTCTCGGAGACCCAACCGTCGACGCGTCCGACGCCGGAGTCCGAGCGCTGCAGAACGGCGGCACAGTTGGCGCGGGAGTTCTCGATCCGGGCGAAGGACCCGCACGTGTCGGAGTAGAAGTACTTCAGGGCCATGCCGGAGGCGAACTGCGTGGGACCGACCTGGCGGAACGTGCCCACGCAACTGGAGAGGGTGGGGTACTGGCCCTCGTTCCCGTACGCCCCGTAGTTGCCCCCCTGGAACGACGCCGCCTGCGCGGATACCGGAGTGAGCGCCATCACCGCGGCGGCGCCCCCCGCGGCCAGCAGAGTCGTGAGTGATCGGCGGCTCATGAGCCCCTCTTTCCTGTGTCGGCGTGCACTGAGCGAACGTCGGACGGCCGACGCGTGCGTCGGCGACCGCTCGCGAGTCGACCCTAGGAGGCCCCGCCGCCGACCGGTGCCTGACACCTGTCAGGATGCGGGCGCGCGGTGAGCGTCAGACGAGGTGCGCGAACACGACCAGGTTCTCCGTGTAGTCCCGCGCCGAACGGTCGTAGTCACCCGCACAGGTGATGAGCCGGACCTGGGCCTGCGGAGTGTCGCCGTACACGCGCCAGTCGGGGAAGTCGTCCTTGTCGAACGTCTCCACACTGTCGACCACGAAGGTCGCCTTGCGCCGGTCGGCCCGCACCACCCGGAAGGTGTCGCCCTTCTCCAGCTCACTGAGCTCGGCGAAGACCGCGGGGGAGGTGGCCGTGTCGACGTGCCCGGCGATGATCGCGGTGCCCGGCTCGCCGGGGGAGGAACCCTTGGCGTGCCAGCCCACGAGGTTGGTGTCGTCGGCGGGCGGGGCTTCGAGCTGCCCGCTCCGGCCGACGGCGAGATCCGTGAAGGGGGCGTCGACCGAGATCTTCGGGATGACCAGGCGCAGCGGCCTCGACCTCGGCAGGTGCCTGTCCTTCCCGGGCCGGGCGGAGGCGGCCGACGGGCTGACGGGTGCGGCGGCCTGCGCACCCTGAGGCGGGCGGGAAGCCTCTGACGGCGTGTCTCTTCCGCCGAACAGACTCGTCGCCACCACCAGGGCGGCCACGGCACCCAGCACCGCCACACCGGCGCGGGAACTCCGCTCGGCCGGCACCGGCTCGCTGTCGGCGGGGGAAGAAGGACCGGCTGCCATCGGACAGCACCTCACTCTCACTCGGACACGGCAGCACAGGAGGGGGAACGCACGACAGCGGGCCGGGCCGCCGCCGAACTCGTAAAGGCGGCGGCCCGGACTGCTATCGCGTCAGGCATGACTCAGGCCGCGTTGTGGGCCGACTTGTTGCGCCGCACGGCGTACAGGCCGGTCCCGGCGACCGCCAGGACGGCGAGACCGCCCGTGGTCACCCCCGGCGAGGCGAGCGCGCCGCCACCGGTGTGCACGCCGCCACGGGGCTTGTCGTGGTCACCGCCGTACGCCTTCTCGTGGCCACCGCCGTACGAGTCCTTCTCGTGCTCGCTGTCCTTGTAGCTCTCCGAGTCGTGCTTGGGGTCCTTGTACGTCTCCGGGTCGTGCTTCGGGTCCCGCGCGGTGCCCCACTCGTCCTCGTTCACCGCGGTCAGCGCGCCACCACCGGTGTGCATGCCGCCGCGCGGCGAGTCGTGCTTGCCGTACTTGTCGTGCTCCTTGCTGTAGGACGAGTCCTCGTGGTCCCAGTCGCCCGCGTAGGCGCCGGGCGCGGTGATCGCGAGAACGGCGGAGGCGGCCGCGGTGGCCAGGAGCATGCGTGTGGAGCGCATCCGGAATTCCTTCCGTCTCGGCGCGGGCAGCTGGCGTCGCGTCAGCTGGACTGACCCGGCCTCGACATGATTTACCGTCAGTCAGACCCGGGGATCCCACCACTCAAGGCGCTCACACGGGCGAACGCGCGTCCTTTCGGGGGAGTGGTCCGCCCTCGGCCCGGCGGTGCTGCGAGGGGTGGTCCGAGCGCCTGCTGCGAGTCGGGCACGCGGTGGCGTCCGGTCCGGTCCGTCCCCGTCGGCGTACGCCGTGCGGTGGCGCGTCCCTCCGGAGGGACCGGCGAGCGCGACGGATCACCGGAATGGGGGAGGAGCCGAGTCCCGGCCCCGAACACCGTGCCGTACGGCCGAATGGAGTCCGTCCGCCGACAACGCGCCCTGAACCATGTGGGGTTGGTCGCCGGGCCGTGGACCCCGGACCGGTCGCCGATCGACTCCGGTGGCTCGGCCGACGGCCTCCCGGTGCCGCCGACGGACCCGGCCGGGCTCACTGACCCGGCTGGGCTCCGTGATGCCGGCCCGCCGCTCACGTGTCCGCGGCAGGGCACCGTCCCGGCGGTGATCGAGGCCGGGTCACGACGGATGCCGACCGGTGCTCGGTCGGTGCGGATGCCCGGATGCCGGGATGCCGGGATGCCCGCTTGAGGGTGTCGTACCTGTGTTCGGCGAGGTGTGGGGGCGAGGGTGCGCCCGGTCGGGCGGGCGCTGTGACTCGACGGGCGGCTGGGTGGGCGTACGGCAGGGTGCTGGTGCTGGTGCTGGTTGGGTACGGGGCCGTGTCCTTGCCTGCCGCGAGACGTCGCGCGGGGTGGACCGGGAGAGCGTCTACCTTGGACCGGACCGGACCGGACCGGACCGGGCTGAGCGGCCAGGTGCCTCCGCGCACGGTCGGGTGGGAGGGCCGGACCCAAGGCACCGGCGGCTCCGCGGACCTGAGGGACTCCCTCGACCCGCACCCCGGGAAGCCCGCGCCCACCGACCGGGCGGGCCCTGCGGCGCGCTCTCCGGCCCGGTCGGGCCGTCCCGACGCGCGGTGGGTTCCAGGCCGGCGGAGCCGCGCGGCGCGAGAGCCGTGACCCGGGCTCCGGCCCGGCTGCCACGAGGGCGGGGCCCAGGGGATTCAAGCCGCACTCCGACATCGCTATCATCCGATAAGGACTATTTGGGGATATCCGCCCCGAACGGGTCGACATCCTCCCGGAGTGATCAATGTCCCGCACGCGCCCCCCGGACGACGGCGACGAGCTGCTGACCAGGCTCGGGTCGCTGACCGCGCAGGCGCGCGAGCACGCGGAGCTGCAACGCTCACGGGTCGAACTGGCCATCGCCCTACAGCGCGGCATGCTGCCCACGGACATGCCCACGGCGCCCCGCTACCACCTCGCGGTCCGCTACGCCCCGGCCTGTCATGGACTGAACGTGGGGGGTGACTGGTACGACGCCTTCACGATGCCCGACGGGCGTATCGGGCTGTCGATCGGCGACGTCCAGGGTCACAACATCGAGGCCGCCGCCTTCATGGGGCAGGTGCGGGTCGGCCTGCGCGCCCTCGCCTCCGTCACGAGCGAGCCCGGCGAACTCCTGGCCCGGACCAACGACCTGCTCCTGTCCCTCGGTACGGAACTGTTCGCCACCTGCACCTTCATGCGCCTCGACCCGTCCACCGGTGTGCTGGAGAGCGCGCGGGCCGGACACATCCCGTGCGTCTGGGCCACCGCGGACGGGAGGTCCGGCATCGCCGGCGGGGAAGAGGGCCCGCCCCTGGGCATCCAGGAAGGGATGACCTACCCCGTGACCCGGCACCGGCTCACCACCGGCGGAGTCTTCGTCCTGCTCACGGACGGCGTGGTGGAAGGCCCCCTGCTGGAGGTCGACGAAGGGCTGGACCAGGTGGTCCGGCTCGCGGGCGTCGCCGCCGTGGCCGGTCTGACGGCGGACTCGCTCGCCGCCGCCGTGATCAAGGGTGCCGACCGCGTGGGCCACGAGGACGACGCCGCGGTGCTGGTCCTCGGCTATGACGGGCCCGACGGTCAGCCGAAGGACGGGGCCGAACGTCAGCCGAAGAGCGGGGCCGAAGGTCAGCCATAGGGCCGCACAGCACGCCTCCCGCCTCGCCGGGACCACGACACCGGTGTCTGATGACTGGTGTGGTGCGTACCCAGGATCTGCGCCGGCCTGGCGTCCTCGCCCTCCAGACGCTGGCGGTCGCCCTCGGCTACTACGCGGCGGGGCGGCTGGGACTGCTGCGGAACCTGGCCGTCGAGGGCGCGGTCTTCACCCCCATCTGGCCGCCCACGGGCGTCGCGGTGGCCTGCCTGCTGATCTTGGGGCTGCGCGCCTGGCCCGGCATCGCACTCGGTGTCCTGCTCATCATCACGCACCTCACCTCGCTGCGGCCCGAGGTGCTCGGCAACCTGCTGGGCAACACCGCCGCCCCCGTCTGCGCGTACCTCATGCTGCGCAGGGTCGGCTTCCGCACCGATCTGAGCCGGCTGCGGGACGGCCTCGCCCTGGTGTTCCTGGGCGCCCTGACCAGCATGCTGATCAGCGCCACCGTCGGCGTCGGCATGCTCGTGATCACGGACCGGATCCCCACGGGCAGCTTCTGGTCGGTGTGGCTGGCGTGGTGGGTGGGCGACGCGATGGGCGTCCTGATCGTCACCCCGCTCCTGCTGTTGCTGCACGGGGCCCGCCTGCCTCTGCGGATGCCCCGGTGGAAGGAGGCCGTGGGGCTGAGCATCATCGCCTGCGGCGTCGTCCCGCTGGCCACGCACAACAGGGCCAGCCTGCTGTTCCTCGTCTACCCGCTGCTGATCTGGGCGGCGCTGCGCTTCCAACTGGCCGGCAGCATGCTCTGCGCCCTGTTCACGTCCGTCCTGGCCACCGTCTCCGCTACGGACGAAGTCGGGCCCTTCGAAGGGCTGACCCATATCGAGGTGATGATGAAACTGCAGGCCTTCAACGGCTCCATGGCCCTGACCGCCCTGCTCCTGTCCGCCGTGATCACCGAGCAGCGCAACACCCGACGCTCGGTCGAACGAGCCTGCCAGGAACTCGTCGAGGTCCTGGAGCACCTCACCGCCGGCGACACCCCCCGCGCGCAGCCGCCACGCGAGGCAACGGAGAAAGAGATCCAGGAGTTCCAAGAGCTCCGAGGGATCAGTGACACCCGAGAGGACCGGGACACCGATGATCCCCGGCACCGACCGGCGGGAAGCTGATCACTCGCACCCCGCACCCCGCACCCGCGCCCGTTCGCCGGGACGACCGGGGAGAACCGGCCCCGGCCCTCCCCGACCCCTCCGCCCC from Streptomyces sp. ALI-76-A includes:
- a CDS encoding PP2C family protein-serine/threonine phosphatase is translated as MSRTRPPDDGDELLTRLGSLTAQAREHAELQRSRVELAIALQRGMLPTDMPTAPRYHLAVRYAPACHGLNVGGDWYDAFTMPDGRIGLSIGDVQGHNIEAAAFMGQVRVGLRALASVTSEPGELLARTNDLLLSLGTELFATCTFMRLDPSTGVLESARAGHIPCVWATADGRSGIAGGEEGPPLGIQEGMTYPVTRHRLTTGGVFVLLTDGVVEGPLLEVDEGLDQVVRLAGVAAVAGLTADSLAAAVIKGADRVGHEDDAAVLVLGYDGPDGQPKDGAERQPKSGAEGQP
- a CDS encoding MASE1 domain-containing protein gives rise to the protein MTGVVRTQDLRRPGVLALQTLAVALGYYAAGRLGLLRNLAVEGAVFTPIWPPTGVAVACLLILGLRAWPGIALGVLLIITHLTSLRPEVLGNLLGNTAAPVCAYLMLRRVGFRTDLSRLRDGLALVFLGALTSMLISATVGVGMLVITDRIPTGSFWSVWLAWWVGDAMGVLIVTPLLLLLHGARLPLRMPRWKEAVGLSIIACGVVPLATHNRASLLFLVYPLLIWAALRFQLAGSMLCALFTSVLATVSATDEVGPFEGLTHIEVMMKLQAFNGSMALTALLLSAVITEQRNTRRSVERACQELVEVLEHLTAGDTPRAQPPREATEKEIQEFQELRGISDTREDRDTDDPRHRPAGS
- a CDS encoding carbohydrate-binding protein, with the translated sequence MPNRHIGAACAAMTAFGALALTGLPEATAATPPAPADGPSAARTLGADSPSTAVLRAMQRDLRLTERQARVRLENEAEAGTRAGRLQLALGKHFAGAWVKGPASADLTVATTDAADVPIIEADGAQAVVVRTGLDDLRAAKARLDGATTAATAREAPVRYVDVRTNRVTVQATSRTAADALVAAAGVDSELVDVKVSADRPRALHDVRGGDAYYIEETARCSVGFAVTRAEQQGFASAGHCGKAGEKTAGFNKVAQGVFEASVFPGQDMSWVAVNSDWSATPDVKAEGDTNVQVGGSVKALVGAAICRSGSTTGWHCGTVEQHETSVSYAEGTVDGVTRTTVCAEPGDSGGPYLSGTQAQGVTSGGSGDCTTGGTTFYQPINPLLSTYGLVLKTTAAQTETPGTPVGQSGTWSSGRVYDTGARVTYDGVTYLCLQGHQAQGAWQPAATPALWQRV
- a CDS encoding class F sortase, with translation MAAGPSSPADSEPVPAERSSRAGVAVLGAVAALVVATSLFGGRDTPSEASRPPQGAQAAAPVSPSAASARPGKDRHLPRSRPLRLVIPKISVDAPFTDLAVGRSGQLEAPPADDTNLVGWHAKGSSPGEPGTAIIAGHVDTATSPAVFAELSELEKGDTFRVVRADRRKATFVVDSVETFDKDDFPDWRVYGDTPQAQVRLITCAGDYDRSARDYTENLVVFAHLV